One segment of Micromonospora parathelypteridis DNA contains the following:
- a CDS encoding VOC family protein, which produces MTTPDLPRLVAFYRDVVGFELTYRFPDEGAPEFVALRLGNSELGLAANPEADEPADSHRWELCVYADDCDAAVGALRTGGATVTEEPVDQPWGERSARVTDPDGNRLLVLARL; this is translated from the coding sequence GTGACGACACCTGACCTGCCACGACTGGTCGCGTTCTACCGGGACGTGGTCGGCTTCGAGCTGACCTACCGGTTCCCGGACGAGGGCGCCCCGGAGTTCGTCGCACTCCGCCTGGGCAACAGCGAGCTCGGCCTGGCCGCCAACCCGGAGGCTGACGAGCCGGCCGACTCGCACCGCTGGGAGCTGTGCGTCTACGCCGACGACTGCGACGCAGCCGTGGGCGCGCTGCGCACGGGTGGAGCGACGGTCACCGAGGAGCCGGTCGACCAGCCCTGGGGCGAGCGGTCCGCGCGGGTGACCGACCCCGACGGCAACCGGTTGCTGGTGCTGGCCCGGCTGTAG